The Gemmatimonadaceae bacterium genomic sequence AGTGGATTTCGCGCGATGACCCGCGAGGCGGCGCTCCGCACCATCGTGCTCAGCAACTACTCGTACACGCTCGAGTCGCTGATCCAGGCGGGCGCACGACGCGCGGCCGTGAAGTTTGTGCCCATCGGGATCAACGCGCAGACCCGTCCGTCGCGCCTCATGCGGAGCATCCCGCACTACATCCGGAAATCCGGCGTGACGATCCTGCGGGCGTACGCGATGTACCGCCCGCTCCGGTTCTTCGTGTCGTGGGGGATGGTGCTGATCCTGCTCGGGCTCATCCCGGCGGGGCGGTTCCTGTACTTCTACGTCACCGGCAATCGCGTCGGCCACGTCCAGTCGCTGCTCCTGGCCACGATCCTCATCGTGGTGGGCTTTCAGGTGCTGCTGATCGGCGTGCTGTCGGACCTCATCAGCTTCAATCGACGGATCGTGGAGGAGGTGCTCTACCGTCAGCGGCGGATGGACGCCGCGCGCGAGGCGTCGGAGCCGCCCGAGGCGCTGTGAGCGACGCCGGAACGCGGCGACGACCGGTGTGGAAACACCCGGCCGTGCGCATTGCCGGCAGCGCAGCCATGCTGTTGCTGCTGTTCCAGGTGCTGCCGTTCGGCGACATCCGCGCCGCGCTGCGCAGCCTGCCGGTGTGGGTGTTCCTGGTCGCGATCGCGTCGTACCTGGGCCTGCACCTCATCGGCATTGCCAAGTGGCGCGTCGTGGTGAACGCCGTTGGGGCGGGGCTGCCGTTTGCCGGTGCGGCGCGCGCGTACTACTGGGGCCTCTTCGGCAACATGTTCTTGCCGTCGATCGTTGGCGGCGACGTGGTGCGCATGGGCATGGCGCTGCGCACGGCGCGCTCCCGCACGGGCCTCGTGCTGGGCAGCGTGGTCGACCGCGTGCTGGACATCGTTGGACTGGCGAGTGTGGCGGCGATCGGCGCCGTGCTTTCACCACGTGCCCTCGATCCGCAGAGCCGGCGCATACTCCTCGGTGTGATTGCGGTGTGCGCGGTGGGTGCCATCGGCGGTCTCGCGCTCGTGTGGTTCCTGCCATTTGGTCGGCTGCCCTTCAAGATCCGCCGCAAGCTCGCTCCGCTCTGGCAGGCCTTTCGTGCGGCGCGCGGCAACGTGCCGGCGCTGGTGCTCGCGTTCCTGATGTCGATGTCGCTGCAGGCGCTGCTGGTGGTGATGAACTGGTTGCTCGGACTGCGCATGGGCATCGACGTGCCGCTCTACGTGTGGCTCTTCGTATGGCCGCTGGCAAAGGTCTCCGGGCTCGCGCCGGTGACGCAGGGCGGCATTGGCGTCCGCGAGGCGGCGCAGGCCCTGCTCTTTGCGCCGTTCGGCGTACCGGGAGCGACCGCGGTCGCGGTGGGTCTCGCGTTCGAAGTCGTGATCCTTGCCGGCGGCCTGCTCGGTGGAGCCATTGCGTGGATCATGGGTCGCGGCGATGGCGGCGTGCGTCGAGGTGTGACGCGCGCGAGTCCGACCGCTCAGCGCTGGTAGATGGTCATCACCCCGCCCGCCGGGAGGCTGGCGCGGACGCTTCCACCGGCGTCGACCTGCTGATCGGGTCGGTCGACGTTCCATTGCGCGCCGGCCGTGCTGAAGTTGAGGCCGTAGGCGCCAGCCGGGAGCCCGGAGACGGAGAACGTCGCCGCGGTCTTTGCCCACACGATGGCGACCATGCGGCCATTGGCGTTCCGGAAGGCCAGCGGCAGTATATCGGTTGGGTTGCCGGATGTCGCGCCCACACGCACAGCGCCGCGCCGGACGTATGCAAACACCTGTCGGAAGCGCTTCGACTCGTTGGTGAAGTTCACGCGCGGATGCGCCGGATCGGACTGATTGATCTGGTAGTAGGCGCCTCGCGCGGCGGGGTTGTCGCGGCGACCGCAGAAGCCGTTGGCGAACTGCATCCACGACGACGCGTTGGCCACCACGAGGTCCTCGTACAGCTCCTCGAAGTCGGCGCCGATGTGTTCCAGCATCGCGGTCTTCACCCCGTCGCGCAGCCATCGCTGGCCGATGGCGTCCACGGCGGGATACGCCTCGGCGACATACCGATGGTACGAGAGTTCACCGATGAGTCCCGTGGTCCCCGGCACCTGCAGGATCTGGTCGTAGAAGGCGGCGGCATTGTACACCGAGGTCGTGGAGGGCGCGATGATCGTGGGCGCGAACCCGGCCGCGCGCAGGCGAGCGACCAAGGCAACCATCGAGCGCCCGATGTCCGCCGCCGAGTAGGGCGTATGTTCCGGCTCGAGGACGAGTTCAAAGGCGTCAGGAACGATGCCGTACTTCTGCTGCAGGTGCACGAAAGCCATGGTCACCAGCTCGGCGTACTCCGCGGGCTGCTTCATGTGGCGCAGTCCACCGGGCTGGTAGCCCTCGCGCTCGAAATCCACGTAGGTGAGCACGAGTTGC encodes the following:
- a CDS encoding glycosyltransferase family 2 protein → MKLIIQIPCLNEATTLPATFAQLPRSIPGIDTIEILIIDDGSTDGTAEVARSLGAAHVVSFERNRGLAAAFMAGLDASLRAGADIIVNTDADNQYQGSDIAKLVAPIIDGEAELTVGDRGVGSLAHFSPIKRRLQVLGSGVVGRAAGLDTPDATSGFRAMTREAALRTIVLSNYSYTLESLIQAGARRAAVKFVPIGINAQTRPSRLMRSIPHYIRKSGVTILRAYAMYRPLRFFVSWGMVLILLGLIPAGRFLYFYVTGNRVGHVQSLLLATILIVVGFQVLLIGVLSDLISFNRRIVEEVLYRQRRMDAAREASEPPEAL
- a CDS encoding flippase-like domain-containing protein: MSDAGTRRRPVWKHPAVRIAGSAAMLLLLFQVLPFGDIRAALRSLPVWVFLVAIASYLGLHLIGIAKWRVVVNAVGAGLPFAGAARAYYWGLFGNMFLPSIVGGDVVRMGMALRTARSRTGLVLGSVVDRVLDIVGLASVAAIGAVLSPRALDPQSRRILLGVIAVCAVGAIGGLALVWFLPFGRLPFKIRRKLAPLWQAFRAARGNVPALVLAFLMSMSLQALLVVMNWLLGLRMGIDVPLYVWLFVWPLAKVSGLAPVTQGGIGVREAAQALLFAPFGVPGATAVAVGLAFEVVILAGGLLGGAIAWIMGRGDGGVRRGVTRASPTAQRW